A genomic window from Streptomyces broussonetiae includes:
- a CDS encoding ABC transporter ATP-binding protein, translating into MYTAAPLTMSAAGSGAEATAGASSRMRHARISPLAAFRTFWPLVSVNRVTVLVSAVLLVISAGCDAGAIGIVGVLTDDVLTPGDLAAFWGPASLWLGLAATGAVASAAGGYLAGWTSEHFLLGLRDRVFQHLQRVPPDALDRFGTGDLVSRLTGDIETVESLVASAPVELITSAVGAVVFAVAAFWTSWQLALITLAAAPLIWFGARWFGTLMRSATRAERDSNGRLASLLEESLANMPLVQAYGRQQAEHSKVHREGRSWMRAGLRQIRLSSVYGPMGELVETLSVLAVIGAGAWQISEHHLSVGGLLSFAAFLGYLHPKLQELGELVVSASSATAACERLIEVLRTGTVHETAPRPDVPPLTEPVRGAVTFEDVGFSYPGSGQPVLDRVHLDIAPGLLVAVTGPSGTGKSTLGKLLLRFHEPSRGRILLDGRDIAELPVDEVRRHVTLLPQDSMLFDGTIRENIVYGRPDAADADVLAAAAAADAHGFVSALPDGYDSPVGKRGNNLSGGQRRRIALARAMLRTAPVLILDEPTAGLDDDSTARIMAPLRRLTAGRTTFLITHDLRLTAQADLVLHLTDGTASTTVPGRTVAMGGTPGHEAA; encoded by the coding sequence ATGTACACCGCAGCTCCCCTCACCATGTCCGCGGCCGGATCCGGGGCGGAAGCCACTGCCGGTGCCTCGTCCCGGATGCGCCACGCGCGTATCTCGCCGTTGGCGGCATTCCGTACGTTCTGGCCACTGGTCAGCGTCAATCGCGTGACCGTGCTGGTGTCCGCCGTGCTGTTGGTGATCTCCGCCGGATGCGACGCGGGTGCGATCGGCATCGTCGGCGTCCTCACCGACGATGTGCTCACCCCCGGCGACCTGGCTGCCTTCTGGGGGCCGGCCAGCCTCTGGCTGGGGCTCGCCGCCACCGGCGCGGTCGCGTCCGCGGCGGGAGGATATCTGGCGGGCTGGACCAGCGAGCACTTCCTGCTCGGCCTGCGCGACCGGGTCTTCCAGCACCTGCAGCGCGTGCCTCCGGACGCCCTGGACCGCTTCGGCACCGGCGATCTGGTCTCCCGGCTGACCGGCGACATCGAGACCGTCGAGTCACTGGTGGCCTCCGCACCCGTCGAACTGATCACCTCCGCTGTGGGGGCCGTCGTGTTCGCCGTGGCCGCCTTCTGGACCAGCTGGCAACTGGCCCTGATCACCCTGGCTGCCGCCCCGCTGATCTGGTTCGGCGCCCGGTGGTTCGGCACCCTGATGCGCTCCGCCACCCGCGCCGAACGGGACAGCAACGGCCGGCTGGCTTCCCTGCTGGAGGAGAGCCTTGCCAACATGCCCCTGGTGCAGGCCTACGGCCGGCAGCAGGCCGAGCACAGCAAGGTGCACCGCGAGGGACGCAGTTGGATGCGTGCGGGACTGCGGCAGATCCGGCTGTCGTCGGTGTACGGACCGATGGGCGAACTGGTCGAGACCCTCAGTGTGCTGGCGGTGATCGGCGCCGGTGCCTGGCAGATCTCCGAACACCACCTCAGCGTCGGCGGTCTGCTCTCCTTCGCCGCCTTCCTCGGCTATCTCCATCCCAAGCTCCAGGAACTCGGCGAACTCGTCGTCAGCGCCTCGTCCGCGACCGCAGCCTGCGAACGCCTCATCGAGGTGCTGCGCACCGGCACGGTCCACGAGACGGCCCCGCGGCCGGACGTCCCACCACTCACCGAGCCGGTGCGCGGCGCCGTCACCTTCGAGGACGTCGGCTTCTCCTACCCCGGCAGCGGTCAGCCCGTCCTCGACCGGGTACACCTGGACATCGCCCCCGGTCTGCTCGTCGCGGTCACCGGGCCCAGCGGCACCGGCAAGTCCACCCTCGGCAAACTGCTGTTGCGGTTCCACGAGCCGTCCCGGGGCCGCATCCTGCTCGACGGCCGGGACATCGCCGAACTCCCGGTGGACGAGGTGCGCCGGCACGTCACTCTGCTCCCGCAGGACAGCATGCTCTTCGACGGCACCATTCGCGAGAACATCGTCTACGGTCGTCCCGACGCCGCCGACGCGGACGTGCTCGCCGCCGCCGCCGCGGCCGATGCGCACGGCTTCGTCAGCGCGCTGCCCGACGGCTACGACAGCCCCGTCGGCAAACGGGGCAACAACCTCTCCGGTGGGCAACGCCGCAGGATAGCCCTCGCCCGGGCCATGCTCCGTACGGCACCGGTGCTGATCCTCGACGAGCCCACGGCCGGACTCGACGACGACTCCACGGCCCGCATCATGGCACCGCTGCGCCGCCTCACCGCCGGGCGCACGACCTTCCTCATCACTCATGACCTGCGTCTGACCGCCCAGGCCGACCTCGTCCTTCACCTCACCGACGGGACCGCTTCCACCACGGTCCCGGGCCGGACGGTGGCCATGGGCGGGACACCTGGGCACGAGGCGGCTTGA
- a CDS encoding YciI family protein: MAKYLLLKHYRGAPAAVNDVPMAQWTPEEISAHIQYMNDFAARLEKTGEFVDGQALAPEGTFVRYDGEGRPPVTDGPFAETKDLIAGWMVIDVHSYERAVELAGELSAAPGAGGKPIHEWLELRPFLAAEPGITECTFK; this comes from the coding sequence ATGGCCAAGTACCTGCTGCTCAAGCACTACCGTGGCGCTCCGGCTGCGGTCAACGACGTGCCGATGGCTCAGTGGACGCCGGAGGAGATCTCGGCCCACATCCAGTACATGAACGACTTCGCCGCCCGGCTGGAGAAGACCGGCGAGTTCGTCGACGGGCAGGCGCTCGCTCCCGAGGGCACCTTCGTCCGCTACGACGGAGAGGGGCGCCCGCCGGTCACCGACGGCCCGTTCGCCGAGACCAAGGACCTCATCGCCGGCTGGATGGTGATCGACGTCCACAGCTACGAGCGCGCCGTCGAGCTGGCCGGGGAACTGTCGGCCGCTCCCGGGGCCGGCGGGAAACCGATCCACGAGTGGCTCGAGCTGCGCCCGTTCCTGGCCGCCGAGCCCGGCATCACGGAGTGCACTTTCAAGTGA